Within the Amaranthus tricolor cultivar Red isolate AtriRed21 chromosome 15, ASM2621246v1, whole genome shotgun sequence genome, the region GAGGCAACATTATCATAAGATGatcttatttaataaaaaaaacaacccACAATCACAATACGTAGTACATAGGCTGGGCAAGACCATGTTGAATGCTTAGCCAATTCGAATATTTTGGTCTACTTTGCCCTAAGCCTTGtgcttaaaaacacaaaaaaaaaaataagaaaaaaaataagaaaagataaAGGAATAAAGGGTAAGGTTTATTTTGCAAACAATAGTTTCACATCAATGGAGTTTGCAAAatatttatatgttattgtaactATTTTTGTAACTGTTACTACTACGTCTCAAGCTGAAGATGTTGAAAATAACGCagttaaacacttagagaatgaTAAATGGTTTCTGAGAAAACTTGCTGAAGCGTATAATGCTTCGTTACGAGCTTATCATCATGACCCCCATGAAGTTATCAACGAACTCAACTATCATGTCCATaggtatattatattttatgtattttaattatattgtgGAAGAATTTATTCTAGTTATTTTAGAGTTTTATGTGTATTAATAACATGTCAATTCTATATAATTATTTGTATAAACATACACCATTTTGAAAGTCTAATGAAATCATTCAATCCTAGATGAATTTGGATCAAAATAACATTATGTTTTTGAATCATGTACATAGAGTATTATTAACCTAAGAAAAACTTATAAtctgcttaattttttttaaaaaatttaaggttGTGTAGGAATAAGTGTTTAATTTGAAATTGTtacttttaattatgaaatcataaatgaagaatttgaggataacaaatttttaaattctcaattttaactaattttaaaacaataataaaatttgctcaaatttaaattaaaattttttttttacttgcgaAACACTAAAATTAAGCTATTCtagatttttaaaattgatatttataatTGTCATTTTCTAGATCTCAATTATGTACATAAGATTATATAGATTGATATTTATAATTGTtacaaataacaattacaactaataatattattatacaaTTATAAACAATAATTGTTAATTGTAATtgctataaataaattaatgacCACATTGCTCCTGTCATCTTTTCTGAGGGATATAGGTATGGTTTGTAACCCTGGCATTATAAGCCACATTTATTGGGTACGATAATATggtattataattgttataaatAACTGAATAACAAATGTTGATAGGTCATTGGAAGGAAGCAATAGCACAAGAAGAGGGCTAAGTAAGTATTCAGGTGAATGCAAGGCTCAAAACCCAATTGATCGTTGCTGGAGATGCAAAAATAATTGGATGACTAATCGAAAAAAGTTAGCAAATTGTGTAAAGGGTTTCGGCCGAAAAACAACTGGAGGGAAAAAGGGTCCGTATTACACAGTAACGGACCCGTCAGACAATGATTTAGTGGATCCAAAACCAGGGACCCTACGGTATGCAGTGCTTCGACCCGGGCCATTGTGGATAATATTTGGAAAAAGCatgaagataaaattaaagggAGAATTAATGGTAACAAGTGACAAAACAATCGATGGGCGTGGCGCTCAAGTTGAGATAGCTGGGGGAGCAGGGATCACGATCCAATTTGCTAATAATGTGATCATCCATAATTTAAAGATCCATGATATCCACCCGGCATCGGGCGGAATGATTAGGGACACTGACAATCATGTGGGGATTAGAGGTAGTGATGATGGAGACGGTATTAATGTGTTCGCTTCGACGAATATTTGGTTAGATCATCTTTCGATGTGGAATTGCAATGATGGACTTATTGACATCGTTAAAGCATCTACTGCCATTACTCTTTCGAACAATCATTTTACTCGACATGACCATGTTTTGTTATTTGGAGCCAATGATAAAGACCCGGCAGATGAAATTATGCAAATCACATTGGCTTTTAATCATTTTGGAAAAGGTCTTGTTCAAAGAATGCCAAGGTGTAGATTTGGTTTTTTCCATGTACTTAACAATGATTACACACATTGGCTTATGTATGCTATTGGTGGTACTGCACACCCTACCATTATCAGTCAAGGAAATCGGTTCATTGCCCCTCCTAATCCCATTGCTAAAATGGTAATTTTTATCTTTAACCCGTGAACTCatgttctttattttattttttgtcaatatGTTCGGAGAAATAACTTACGTATGATCccacaatgaagaattaaaaagaagttgactaacatataagcttgatgggTTACTTCTCTTATTATTGATTGTTTTAATTGAAACGTTATCCGATTTTTATGCAGTCAACTCTGCTCTTATGTGGGTCTTGTTGTGTATAAAcgcaataaaaaaatttatcatgGTATCAAAGCTGACGGTTTCGATCAattggaaacaaaaaaaatatatcttccataaaaaataatgtttagGTTCGAAAATAATTATGTTCT harbors:
- the LOC130801919 gene encoding pectate lyase-like, producing the protein MEFAKYLYVIVTIFVTVTTTSQAEDVENNAVKHLENDKWFLRKLAEAYNASLRAYHHDPHEVINELNYHVHRSLEGSNSTRRGLSKYSGECKAQNPIDRCWRCKNNWMTNRKKLANCVKGFGRKTTGGKKGPYYTVTDPSDNDLVDPKPGTLRYAVLRPGPLWIIFGKSMKIKLKGELMVTSDKTIDGRGAQVEIAGGAGITIQFANNVIIHNLKIHDIHPASGGMIRDTDNHVGIRGSDDGDGINVFASTNIWLDHLSMWNCNDGLIDIVKASTAITLSNNHFTRHDHVLLFGANDKDPADEIMQITLAFNHFGKGLVQRMPRCRFGFFHVLNNDYTHWLMYAIGGTAHPTIISQGNRFIAPPNPIAKMITNRNNVVGTEWKSWIWRSENDIFINGAYFVESGHPIDQSRFKKDFIKSKPGSYVRRLTRFTGFIRCAPGKKC